In Gemmatimonas aurantiaca, the sequence CGGGCGCTGGTGGCTCTCGGTGAAGCCCTGGTGCCGCACACGGACGATCCGGCCATCGGTCCGGTCGTTCATGCGGACGCCGGCAATGCCGCCGGAAATGCAAACGGCACCGCCGAAGCGGTGCCGATGCCGGAATTGCGTCTCGACGAAGCGCAGGCCCGCCGTCGGCGGGCCTGAGCCGTCCTGTGTTGTCGACCCGACCGGAAAGGTCGGGCGTGGGACGTGGCGTTACTTCTTCGCCGCGTCGCCGGCCGGAGCGGCCACAGCGGCAGGCAGTGCGGCGCGCATGGAGTCGACGATGGCCTTGAGCTGGTCGGCCGTGGGGGCCGGAGAATAGACCTTGTTGCCGATGATGATCGTCGGCGTGCTGTTCACGCCCCGCTCACTGCCCGCGGCGGCGTTGGCCTGGATCTGCGCGAGATTGCGCTGCGAGTCGTAACACTCGCCGAACTTCGCCGCATCGAGACCGAGCTTGCTCACGTAGCCATCGAACACCTTGCGCGGGTTGCCCGTGGCCTGCGAGTTCCAGTCGTACTGCCCTTCGAAGAGCATATCGTGGAATTCCCAGAATTTGCCCTGCTCGTTCGCACAGGACGCCGCCAGATGCGCGGCGAGGGTGTTGCGATGGATCGACGTGAGCGGGAAGTCGTAGAAACGGAAGTTGGCGAGCCCGGCATCGATCACGCGCTTGCGGAGATCCGGTTCCTGCACCGCCGCGAACGAACCGCAGCCCGGGCATTCGAAGTCGGCGAACTCGATGATCGTGATGGGGGCATTCGGATCGCCCCGCAGATAACCCTGCGCTTCGGGCAGCGGCGTGCCAGCCGCCAGCTCCGTCGGGATGGGCTTGCTCTTGTTCATCGTGGTCCAGATGGCGGCACCGCCGGCCACCAGCACCACCAGGATCACGGCAAGAAAGGCCGTGTTGGACTTCTTCTTCGGGGTCGGCTTTGCCACTCGTTCTCCTCGTCGTCCGGCATCCGGCCGGGGGGTTCACTGAACATCCCGCAAAGCGGTCGCGCTGCTTCCCCAAGCTATCCGCCGAACCGTTCCCGGCGCTATCCTGCGCAGCGTGTACACCGAGCACCTGCACATCCCGGTGGGCGTGGGGACGCTGCACGTCGAACGCCTCGGACGGGGCGGACCGGCCGTGCTGCTCCTGCACGGCTTCGCGACCAGCGCGTTCCTGTGGCGCCAGGTGGCGCCGCGGTTGGCCAGCGCCGGGTTCACCACCGTGGCCATCGATCTGCTGGGCCATGGCGAATCCGATCGTCCCATCGACGCCGCCTACACCGCCAGCGCGCAGGCCGATTATGTCGAACGGGCGCTGACCGCCCTCCGACTCGGCGAAGTGGCCGTGGTGAGCCAGGACATGGGGGCTCTCGTGGCCGCGATGCTCGCCGCGCAGCGCCCCTCGCTGGTGCGCTCCCTGCTGCTGCTCGAACCACCCGATCCCGACGACCTGCCCGGCCCGATGATCCGGGCGCTGCAGCGCGGTTCGGCCCGGGCGGCCCTCAGCGCGAACACCCTGTTCGGCGCCCGTCCACTGCTCGAACCCTGGCTGCTGGAGCGCACGGGCACCCCCGCGGAGCCCGATCGCCTGCTGGCCCGCTATCTGGCCTCGTTCGTGGGTCCCACAGGGGCGGCGGAGCTGCTGCAACTCGCCAGTCACGTGGCCCTGCTCGACGGGGAACGGCAGCGCCTCCGCGACGTCCGGGTGGACACCACCCTCTGGCTGGGTTCGGCCGACGGTGACCCGGGACCGCCGGCGATTGTTGATCAACGGGAATCCACCGTGTCTCCGATACCGGAGCCCCCTCCGGAGGATCGTCTCCGGTATCCGGGGGCCGGTTCGGTGCCCCTTTCGGGCGTCCGCCGTGAGCGGCTGGCGGCTTGGTCGGCTCTGTTGCCGGCGTCCCCGGTCCGGGCCCTTCCGATGCCAACACCGGCCGGTGCGCTGGTGGCAGAGGTGAGCCCGGTGCCGTTGGCCAAAGTCATCCTGGCTGGGTCCGAATCGTCAACGGCAGCAGCGCTCGAGCCGTGACACGCGTAGTTCTCCATGTGGCCCGGGAGCTCCACCTCCCATCAGCCACTAGGAAGCAGTTCTCTCATCGGTTAAATTTTCCATGCTGCCCCGGAGTCGCCGGGCGGCCCTGTTCGACGCACTACCCCGAGGAAATGGCCAAGCACAAGCTTCGTCCGCGTCGTGACGCCATGGTGCCCTCGCCGTATCAAGAGGCCCGTGACGAGTTGTTCCAGCAGATCATGCAGTGTGGTGTGATCGGATGTCATCCCGAAGACCAGAAAGAGTGGTTCGACGCCACCATGGTCTACCTGTCGGATCGGTACCCGGAGCTCAAGGCTCCCGAGTTCACCGAACTGCGCACTTTAGGCGAGCGCTTTGCGCAGCCCCCGAAAAGGCAGACGCAGGAAACGGCCGCTGTCTGATCAGCGCCTCGTGCGCATCCGCTGCTGAATCACAAGAACCATCACAAAGCGGCACGATCTGAGATTCTCGCAGATCTTCGCAGGTTTGCGGAGTTCTCCGCAAAGACAAACGCCTCCCTCGTGGAGGCGTTTGTCTTTGTGAGTCATGGCGGGTCCACTCCTGCCGGACTCTTCTATGGTGCGTCCGGTGTGCTCCGCACGCGCTCACGCCACAGCATCAGCGTGTAGTCGACCGTGGCGATCACGCCGAGCACGGCCACGATGAGCACGAGCGCATCCACCCATGTGGGGGCCACGAGCACGGCGATGAACGTGGCGAGCTGAAACACCGTCACCAGCTTGCCGACGATGCGCGCGCGGAACGTGATGGGCCGCAGCCAGCTCACGCGACGGGCCACGAACCAGCCGATCACCGACATGACGTCGCGGAACATGATGGCCACCGCCTGCCAGAAGGCGAGCTGTCCACCCAGGACGTAGCTCACCACCACACCGAGCACGAACAGCCGGTCGGCGATGGGATCGATGAGCGCCCCGATGCGGGACACGGCCTTCGTGCGTCGCGCGATCCACCCGTCGAGAAAATCGGTGATCGACGCCACACCGAGCAGCGCCAGACGCACGGGCACCGTATCGATCGCCACGAACCCGATGGCCAGCAGCACTCGGGACGTGGAGACGAGATTCGGAAGCGTCAGCACATTGGACGGATCGGACGCGCGGGCCATGACGGAAACTATGCCACGCTTCCCGGGGTGGCCACCGGGCGACCGAGGGCGTTATCGTGCCGAAGCATGTGGACCGATCCTCTTCCGCTCGTGGTCATCGGCATCGCTGCGGCGGTCCTCGTGTGGGACGTGACCCTGGCGGGATGGATCACGACACGCCGCGAAGCGCCGCGATTGTTCACGCAGCTCACCGCGTTCTGCGGTCTGCTCGTGATCCCCGCTCTGGTGGTGAGTGTGGCATCCGGCACCGAGTCGGGCGCCCGCACCATCTCCGGCATCACCTGGCTGCAACCGCTCGTGGCGGTGACGTTCGTGCTGCAGGTGCTGTATGCCGTGGGTGTGCGCCTGGTCTCGCCCGTGGTGGGCATCCCCATCCTGCTGTACGACCTGCTGCTGGCGGCGGTGGCCATCGGCGACTACCTCGTGTCGCAACACGGCGCTGCGCCGCTGGCGCTGCAGGCCGCCGTCTCCGCCCGCGATGTGATCGTGGGCATGGGCGTGGGGCGCGCCGCCCTGCTCTCGCCACTCACCATGCTGGTGCCCATGCTCGCACCGGCCTACCCCGCACGCTGGCGCATCTCCGGTGCCGTCCGGGCCGTGCTGGTGCTGGCAGCCACCGCGCTGACCACATTGCTGGCGATGGAATGGCCGCGCGGCGTGGCCGCCGTACGCAGTTACGACGTGGCCATGGCCGAGCCCATGCAGGCGCGCCCGCGCGGTGATTTTCTCATCGGCGTGCGTTTCCTGCCGGTGCTGGACGGCGTTCCACTCGCACGCACCGTGCGCGCCGACACCATGCTCTTCAGCGCCTTCGCGCCGGATGTGGTGCTGCTGGTGCTCGACACCGAAGGCACCACGCCCGCCGCGCTCGATTCATTGGCCCGGGTCCTGGCACCATGGCGTGTGGACAGCGCGAGCGGCGATACGCTGCGAGTGGCGATCGGACTGCACATCGGTCGACGCACCCCCCTGGCCGGCGACGCCGCCCGCGTACGTGCGGTGGGGCGCGTGCTCGAGCGGCTCAAGCCCGACGTGATCTTCCCCGCGCTCCCCGATCCCGTGCCGTCTTGGCTGGGCGGCACACCGCCGTCCCTCGCGTGGTGGCAGACCACACTTCTGGAAACGGCCCGCGAAGTCCGTCGGGTCAGGCCCCGCACGCAGGTGGGATGGAGTGCCGCACGACTCGATGCCACCGACAGTGCCGTCTACGCCTGGGCCGCCGCCCCCGGTTCTCCCGTGACGCTGCTGGGTGCCGCAGCCTTTCCCGGTTTTTCGGGACTCCCCGCCGTGGATGCGCGACTCCGCGCCTTCGAGCGCTGGCACGCGCAGGCTCTCGCCGCCGGTGGTGGACAACAAACGCACTGGCTCACGACGGTTGGTGGTCTCCCGCATGCACACGGCGATGCCGCGCAGGTGGCGGCCATCCGGCGATCCCTCGCCTGGGCGTCGCGCCGCGAATGGATCGGCGCGGCCATCGTCGGCGAACCGGCCGACTACGAAGGATGGGTTGGCCTGCGCGCGTCCAATGGTCGTATCCGCAGTGCCATGACGGCTCTCGGACTGGCGTCGCGGCGCATGCGCGAGGTCAGACGGTGACGGCCAGGCGATAGTCGCCAGGCACAACCACCAGGCGGCAACCGCTAGGCGGTAACCGCTAGGCGGTAACCGCTAGGCGGCGGTTCCCGTGCCGTGCACCAGCCCTTCGGCTTCCAGCCCGGGCTGCAGATACCGCCGCGCCAGTTGCATCACATCGGCACCGGTCACGGCCGCGATATGCGTGGTTTCTTCGTGCCGCTCGTGCAATCCCGCGCCGAACAACCAGGCATCCACGAGATCGCCGAGCACCGTGCCACCCGACTGCTGGGCAATGGCGTGCGATCCGATGAGATACTGCTGCGCACGCTGCAACTCCTCCGCGGAGGGTTCGGCTTCGCGAAAGCGCGCGAATTCGCGCAGCAGGCCTTCACGGGCTTCGTCTTCCCGTGCGGGCGAGGTGGCGATGTACGCCACGAACGCCCCGCCGGCCCGACGCTCCACCGGGAAAGCACTCACCGTGTAGGCCAGCGACTGCACGTCGCGCAATTGCTCGAAGAAACGTCCACCCAGTCCACTCGCGATCGCCGACAGCACCCGGGCCGCGAATCGCGCCGGGTCGTTGCGCGAAGGACCGGGGAACATCAGCGCCAGCGCGGACTGTTGCTTGGCACGGGTATCGCGCGCGGCCCGTCGACCGTCCGGCCAGGGCAGCGGAGACAACGGCGCATCGCCGGCCTGTGCGATCTCTGCGAACCGCTCCGCGCACAGCGCGGCCACCGTTTGTGGATCGACATCGCCAACCACGGCGATCACCGCCGGCGCGTGCATCACGTGGGCGGCATGCCACGCCACCACGTCCTCGCGTCCGAGCGTGGCCAACGAAGTTTCCGAACCGATCGTCGAACGCGCATACGGATGATCCCCATATGCGGCGGTCACGGCGAGACGCATCGGCCAGCGATACATGTCGTCGCGAAGCCGGGCCACTTCGGCCAACGCCAGCGCGCGTTCGGTCTCCACGCCGTCCTCGGGGAAAGCCGGATGCTGCACGACGTCGCCCAGCAATGCGAGCGCCATCTCCAGATGGCGCGTGGGCACCGACATCGTCCATCCCACACTTTCCAGCCCCGCTGACACGCCGATGCTGCTGCCCATCGACTCGGCAGCTTCCGCGATCTGCGCACCACTGCGGGTGGCCGTGCCCTTCAGCATGGCCTGCGCCGTGAGACGCGCCAGTCCTTCCCGCTCGGGTGCATCGAGCACGGCGCCGCTCCGCATGAACACACCGAAGTGCACCAGCGGAGCGCCCGGCTTGTGCACGACGAGAATGGGAACCCCACGCGCCGTGTGATACACCTGCACATCGTCTTCCGCGCGGGTGAACGATACACGCGTCGGAACTCCGGCCTGCTCCGCATCGCGGCCGGCAGGGCGTTCACCATCATCCGCGGCTGCGACGCGCGGCATGCCAAGCGACGGGGTGGCCATCACGGCGGAACCCATCGCCGCTCCACGCCGCAGCATTCCGTGCAGCGTCTCCAGATCGTCGGCAATGGCCGTTGACCCCGCGGGGCGATACGACACGATACCGACCTGCTCGGGTGCGAGATGGCGCTGCATCGCTTCCTGCACCGCCCCCGCATCGAGAGAGAGCAACGCGTCGTAGTAACGCGAGGCGGCGGTCAGTCCGCCGTCCGCCTCCCACGACGCGAGATACTGGGCCTGTCCGTCCATGCTCTCGAGCCGCCGCAGCCAACGCGCCTCGAGGATGCGCTGGGCCCGCACCACTTCCGCGTCGCGCAGTCCGTCCTCGCGCGCGGCCTGCAGTTCCCGCCACATCGCGGACGTTGCGGCCCGCGCCTGCTCCGCCGGTGCCTCCGCATGCGCCACGAACACACCCACATCACCGCTCGTGTAGTTCCACGCCGACACCGAACTGGCCAGCTGGCGCTCCCGCACCGCGCGATAGAGTCGCGAGGCCCGTCCGGTGCCGAGTACCACACCGGCAAGATCGAGCGCCGGACTGTCCGCATGGGTTAGCGCAGGCACGCGCCAGCCGAAGGCGATCTGCTGCTGCGCGATGTCACCCGACCATTCCCGATGACGCAGTCCGGGCAGCGTCTGCTCCTGCGGTCCCCCCGGTCGGGATGGCGTCTCGCCACGCAGCGTGCCGTGACGGGCCATCACCTCATGCCGCACCATCTCGGGATCCACATCCCCGACCACCGCGAGAATGGTGTTGCCCGGCTGATACCAGTGCCGGTAGAAACCCAGCACCTGCTCACGCGTGAACCGGCGCAGCGCCTCCTCCTCACCCATCCGCCAGCGACGGATGCGATGCCGGTCGTGCAGCAGCGCATAGAGCGATTCGATCGTGACGGCCGACGGCGTGTCGCGCTTGCGTTTGACTTCCTGGATGATGACTTCGAGTTCGCGCGCGAGTTCCTCGCCGTCGATCACCGAGCGCGTGTACGCGTCGAACTGGATCTCGAGTCCGGCCACGAACGACGACGCCGGCAGCACCGTGTAGTAGCTCGTGTGATCGTAGATCGTATGCGCGTTGAGATAGCCGCCATTGGCCTTGGTCTCGCGCGCGATCTGCCCCACGCCCCGCGTCGGTGTGCCCTTGAAGTACATGTGCTCCAGCACATGCGCGATGCCGACCTGATCGTCGGTCTCGTCGAAATACCCGGCCTTCACCTGCGTGACGATGGAGACCACCGGCGCCGAACGGTCGCGCCGCACGAGCAGCGTGAGCCCATTGGGCAGCACCTCACGCTCGGTTTCGGTGTGCAACGCCAGCGCCTCACTCGGGCGCAGCGACGGAGTGCCCTCGATGATGTTCGACGTGATGCCCGCTGTGAGGCTCATCGACGGCCCGGAGCAGCAGGAGACATGGGCATCATTGGCACCGCGGCCAGGCACCCCTGCCACTCACCAGGTCCGGCGCGCTGGATCCAACGCTGCGCCTCGTCGAAACGGGCCAGGCGTACCAGCGCGCACCCCAGAAACCCCTGCGCCGTCCGGTCGGTGGGATCGAGCTCCACGGCCCGCACGTAGAACCGGCGCGCGATCTCCGGCTGACCATCGGCCAGCATGATGCTCGCCAGCTCCCGCGCCGCGATCGCGCTCCCGGGCGCGAGGCGCACCGCATTCGTGAGGAACGTCCGGGCCCGCGCGAGATCTCCGTCCTCGCGGGTGATGCGCCCGAGGTAGATGAGCGGACGGGCATCGTCGGGATGTTCCATGGCCAGCCGCGCGAACGAGCTGCGCGCCACTTCGTGGGCGCCGCGCTGATACGCCGCGACGGCGTCCCGGAAATCACGTTCCGGTTTGCCTTGCAGAAACCACCATGCCGCGCCACCGCCCACCGCCGCGAGCAGCACGGCGCCGCCGACGATCAGAGCCAAGCGCCGGCGACCGCGGCCGGCAGGCACAACCTCGCCCGCGTCTGCGCCGCCAGCCCCTCCGCGAAATTCCGCCTGCGACGCATTGCCGGCCGCGGCCGACGCCGCACCGACGCCCGAGGCTCCTACCGGCGTTCCCGGCGGCGCCCACGGCTGATGCGCCGAGGGCGGTGCGTACGGAGAGGGTGGTGTGCCCGCAGGCGCCGACGACGGCACTGACGACGGCGCGGCGTACGATGACAGCGGCGCCTCGGGGATGGCATGTTCGAGCGCCATCCAGGCTTCGCGCACCAGAATGCGCTCGGCTTCGTTTTCTGCCAGCCCCGTGGACTGATCCGCCCACGACGACAGCGCGACGAGCGCATGCGCGTCGGCCAGGTTGATGAGCCCCAGCCGCCGCACTTCCGAGATCAGCGCCTGTCCCGTGAGTTCGGAGCGTCCGATCGCGAGTTGCAACACCCCCTGCGCCGCCTGCCACAGTTCGGGCGCCGTATGACTGTTGGACGCGGCGAAGACACGACGCGCCGCGTCGAGCGCGGCGCGAGCAGACGATGTGGACACCGTAGGGACTCAGCGCACGATGCGAAGCATGCCGGCGTCGGCACTGCCGCGGATGAACGCTTCGGGAGCGTGCGAATCGACCCGCTTCCCGGTCGCGCCATAAAAACGGCGCGCTTCCATGGCCATGTACTCCTCGATCGGACGGCCGGCGTCGCGGGCATCCCGCAAAGCCTGCACGATGGCCTCCCAGGTGCCTTCGAACGTACTGCCATCGCGCATGACCACCCGATGCGTGTCGCCTTCCGGTGTCATGACATTGGTGCTCACGGCTTCGGCCTGCTGACTGGCCAGCCCCGTCAGCAGCGTGCCAAGTGTCTCCAGTTGCCCCGGGGAGGGGGCAACTGGAGCCGATTCCTCGGCCTCTTCGCTGGCCTGTTCGATCTCGGCCAGCAAGGCATCGATCGCATCGGGTTCACCCGCCAGAACCTGCAGACGGGCTTCCCACGGCTTGAACTCGGGATCGGTGTCCGGCAGACGATACACCGACTTCTTGAGTTCGATCAGGCGCCAGATCCCGAGTTCATCCCAGTGATCGTCCGGCGCGGTCTGCTCGAACTCGCGCAGTGCGCCATCGAGATCGCCCGCGTCGTACAACAGATTCGCCAGATACACGCGCGCTTCGGCGAACTGCGGATCGAGACCGATGGCCTGACGGAGCGCCGTCATCGCTTCCGCGTCGTTCCCCAGGCGATGCTGCGCATACCCGATGCACGCCACCGCCTCGGTCAGATCGTCCGCATGATGCACCGCGCGTTCGAAGTACGTCAGCGACATCTCGACATACCCTTCGCGGAACAACGCGCGGCCGATCTGCAGCATCAGATCGACGTCGTCGTCATACCCGAGCTGCAGTGTGCGCTCGAACGCCCGGAACCCGGCGTCGACCTGCCCGAACTTGAGCAGCACCTCGCCCAGTCCGGCCAGCGCATCCTCGTGCTCGGCATCGAGCAGGAGGGCCTCCTCGAAACTGCGTCGTGCCCATGCATACTCCTCGCGCGCGAGACGCGCGTAGCCG encodes:
- a CDS encoding thioredoxin domain-containing protein, with translation MAKPTPKKKSNTAFLAVILVVLVAGGAAIWTTMNKSKPIPTELAAGTPLPEAQGYLRGDPNAPITIIEFADFECPGCGSFAAVQEPDLRKRVIDAGLANFRFYDFPLTSIHRNTLAAHLAASCANEQGKFWEFHDMLFEGQYDWNSQATGNPRKVFDGYVSKLGLDAAKFGECYDSQRNLAQIQANAAAGSERGVNSTPTIIIGNKVYSPAPTADQLKAIVDSMRAALPAAVAAPAGDAAKK
- a CDS encoding alpha/beta hydrolase; the protein is MYTEHLHIPVGVGTLHVERLGRGGPAVLLLHGFATSAFLWRQVAPRLASAGFTTVAIDLLGHGESDRPIDAAYTASAQADYVERALTALRLGEVAVVSQDMGALVAAMLAAQRPSLVRSLLLLEPPDPDDLPGPMIRALQRGSARAALSANTLFGARPLLEPWLLERTGTPAEPDRLLARYLASFVGPTGAAELLQLASHVALLDGERQRLRDVRVDTTLWLGSADGDPGPPAIVDQRESTVSPIPEPPPEDRLRYPGAGSVPLSGVRRERLAAWSALLPASPVRALPMPTPAGALVAEVSPVPLAKVILAGSESSTAAALEP
- a CDS encoding CDP-alcohol phosphatidyltransferase family protein, which produces MARASDPSNVLTLPNLVSTSRVLLAIGFVAIDTVPVRLALLGVASITDFLDGWIARRTKAVSRIGALIDPIADRLFVLGVVVSYVLGGQLAFWQAVAIMFRDVMSVIGWFVARRVSWLRPITFRARIVGKLVTVFQLATFIAVLVAPTWVDALVLIVAVLGVIATVDYTLMLWRERVRSTPDAP
- a CDS encoding pitrilysin family protein: MSLTAGITSNIIEGTPSLRPSEALALHTETEREVLPNGLTLLVRRDRSAPVVSIVTQVKAGYFDETDDQVGIAHVLEHMYFKGTPTRGVGQIARETKANGGYLNAHTIYDHTSYYTVLPASSFVAGLEIQFDAYTRSVIDGEELARELEVIIQEVKRKRDTPSAVTIESLYALLHDRHRIRRWRMGEEEALRRFTREQVLGFYRHWYQPGNTILAVVGDVDPEMVRHEVMARHGTLRGETPSRPGGPQEQTLPGLRHREWSGDIAQQQIAFGWRVPALTHADSPALDLAGVVLGTGRASRLYRAVRERQLASSVSAWNYTSGDVGVFVAHAEAPAEQARAATSAMWRELQAAREDGLRDAEVVRAQRILEARWLRRLESMDGQAQYLASWEADGGLTAASRYYDALLSLDAGAVQEAMQRHLAPEQVGIVSYRPAGSTAIADDLETLHGMLRRGAAMGSAVMATPSLGMPRVAAADDGERPAGRDAEQAGVPTRVSFTRAEDDVQVYHTARGVPILVVHKPGAPLVHFGVFMRSGAVLDAPEREGLARLTAQAMLKGTATRSGAQIAEAAESMGSSIGVSAGLESVGWTMSVPTRHLEMALALLGDVVQHPAFPEDGVETERALALAEVARLRDDMYRWPMRLAVTAAYGDHPYARSTIGSETSLATLGREDVVAWHAAHVMHAPAVIAVVGDVDPQTVAALCAERFAEIAQAGDAPLSPLPWPDGRRAARDTRAKQQSALALMFPGPSRNDPARFAARVLSAIASGLGGRFFEQLRDVQSLAYTVSAFPVERRAGGAFVAYIATSPAREDEAREGLLREFARFREAEPSAEELQRAQQYLIGSHAIAQQSGGTVLGDLVDAWLFGAGLHERHEETTHIAAVTGADVMQLARRYLQPGLEAEGLVHGTGTAA
- a CDS encoding tetratricopeptide repeat protein, with translation MSNSFLSSEEYDERAHALYNEGQFDEALELLREGLSLYPTAVELHVGAGYARLAREEYAWARRSFEEALLLDAEHEDALAGLGEVLLKFGQVDAGFRAFERTLQLGYDDDVDLMLQIGRALFREGYVEMSLTYFERAVHHADDLTEAVACIGYAQHRLGNDAEAMTALRQAIGLDPQFAEARVYLANLLYDAGDLDGALREFEQTAPDDHWDELGIWRLIELKKSVYRLPDTDPEFKPWEARLQVLAGEPDAIDALLAEIEQASEEAEESAPVAPSPGQLETLGTLLTGLASQQAEAVSTNVMTPEGDTHRVVMRDGSTFEGTWEAIVQALRDARDAGRPIEEYMAMEARRFYGATGKRVDSHAPEAFIRGSADAGMLRIVR